The Pleuronectes platessa chromosome 22, fPlePla1.1, whole genome shotgun sequence region GCGTTCAGATGTACTTGAAGTTCAGTTTGCTCTCGTTAAAATGAACAAAACGTAGATTATGAGCAATGAAGTTCTACCTCAAagctaaaatgttaaaaaatgcattcaaaaaacatgtgaagcactttctcaaaatgtcttttattttggtcatttaaaacatttttatttaaacgtTTGTTGAAATAAgcacttttgttttttctacttgGAGATGTTTTCTAATTGACATCTGTCCCgtttatgaaaataaacagttCACCGGATACATTcgtgtttcactgtgtttacATGAAGTTTTTAGTGTCATATTTTCCATCtgttaaaatacaaacataccTGATAGTGTGTTAGTTTCAAATAGAGTCTCTTCTTTTAAAAGTATTTCAAAATATCTTCTATAAATCTTGATTCTGTCTTCAAACCAACATTTTTAGATACAAAACACGATTTTCTATAAACTGCTGGCagagttatttttttaaatatctttaatTCCTTTAAAACCATCAATTAAGGATCCAGatgaaaactgaattaaaagtaaCTGCGTTATACACAGTTCTGTTTCCACGGGTCCTTCACAGACGTACAGTACTTTAAATCAAAGTACTGGTGACGTTCGATGATGATGTAAAGCCTCATAAACTAAACTGTCCCTTTAATTCCCGACTCTTAATTCAAAAAAGAGGTTGAAACAGACGAGATTTAGACTTTAAACAAACGTTCTACGACTTCAACTCAACAAAACGTCACTTTAATCTTCAGTCGACTGTCGATGTCGTTTTAAAGTGAAATCTTGGttaaataatttgtgtgtaacCATGAATATATGATCTATCAGCGATTAACTTAAATCTGTAATTTCAAAATTCCATTGAAATGGCCTTAACCATTTTAAGACGTGAAAGAAGAAATCAAAAAAGAAGATATTACATTGTCTTGTATTTACAGATTCTCTCTCAATGTGCAATGCTGCGTTTGTtttagttagtttttttttaccatgataCAAATCATCTTtaagacaaaaaggaaaaaaagtaaCACAGtcacatgattaaaaaaattacacttTCAAAAAGAACAGGTCTGTCCTGAATAATGCACTTTCCACACGGGAACCAATCAGAGGGAGGACGACACCAGAACAAAGGAAGGAGGTTAGACTGAGCTctaagggaaggagggagaaatcACACAGACACGAGGGAACGAGGTTAAAAACCAAACTAGAGTCGaaacagaggaaaaagaagGATGGATGAAAAACAACTTGTTACTGACAGATATAAGGTTTGGCCAGCAGGTGGTGCCAGACGAGTGGACACGACAGAAAAGACAGGATTAATACACACGTCCTCACACAGGGTCGGATGTTTGAGTGTCTAACAAGAGCTCCTGTCTCCAGCACAGATAAGAgccgtgtgagtgtgtttccctTTCACTTTGTACACACGTGTATTTGTACACACTTACAGTACACAACGGGTAAAAACTGATCATGgaacaaactgtaaaaacagGAACCAGGAGAGTCGTCGGATTCACCGACACGTGACCAACGTCGTCTTTTCACTCTCAtcactgtttttctcttttcatccgTGCGACTCCCGGTGACACCCATGTGACAGTGGTGCTGCCGGGGGGGGGCCTCCTGAGAGGAGATCTGAGGACACAGGCGGCAGAGGGGGGGCGTGTGCGTGCAAGTAAAAAGCCGGCGGCTCATTCGCAGGCCAACTTGCTGTCAAAGCTCGACAGGCCGATGGCGAAGGCTTGGAGGGCGCACATGGGATAGTTGTAGTCCAGAGTGAAGATGTCCTCGGCCACTCGGCCAAACTGCATCACGATGTAGTCggctgtttgggggggggggggggaaacagactCGATCATACACTGAGTACTGATGGAAATATGTGAAAGTATACAGAGAATATATGATATGAAATGTCCAAGAGTTTGAACTCACTCGTAGATATTAGTTCCCTAAATACGtctgatttatttaatcaaCAAAAAAACGAAACAATAAAAGACAGAGGGGAAATCAAGATGATCAGGACGGATGTGTACTCACGGTCGTTGTCGTGAACTATCTGAAAGTTCTTGACGGAGGCTTGAGTGACGCGGCCGTGGAAGTTGAGCACGTAGGACTGGGTGTCGTCGTTCCACACCGGGGCCTTGTTGTGCAGCTCGATCAGGTTGTCCAGTGAGTGGCTGTTCCACCTGCTGAGGAGGCTCTCCTGCtcctgtcacacaaacacatccgcTCTCACAAGCTACACAACAGGTTTGTGCTAAATAACACAAGTTTGAAATGAAAGGAGCCGTCACACTTACACTCTGAGGTCTCACGGGGACTCGCTCGAAGTTCATGTTCATGCCCGGGATGACCACGGTCATTTTCCGTGGTCCTTTGAATCCCAGTACGTTGGTTTCCTGCCAAACGGCACAGAGAGTTCCGGTTCATATAAGGAATGAACAGGAGACACACTGGTTGTTACTGGTCTGTCACTCACGTAGCAGATGGCGGCCAGTTCCTGTCTTGTGTTGCTCTCCTCCAGCAGAGCCCCGGGGTTCTTGCAGGGGTTGGTGCCGTTGTCGTACACGGTGAATTTGGTTCCCATGAGGTTGGACCTGTAGTGGTTTGCATGGATAGAACCTTTGGTCATGGTCCTGGTGAGCTCAGCTATTTGTCACACACTTGTTAAAGTTGATTTTATACCATAAGCACAAAATTCCATTGCCAAGCACGTCCCCAAAAAGCTTTTCAGGAGGATTAGGAGgatttgaccttgacctttcacatttaaattcaggaATGCTATTGAGAAGCAGGCGGATCCGAGAGGAGATTGTGGTTTTACCTCAGTTTACCGATGAAGCTCTCTCCCTCACGTGACAGGTCGGTGGCGTCCACTGAAATAAGGTAGTTGGACGtcttgctcttcttcctcttcctgcctgCCAACAGGAACACCTGGAAAAAGACGATAAATGTCTCCACATGTCTCTGAAAAGTCCAACAGGGCTTTAATGAATTCTCAGAATAGCACGGCCCTCTCTCACCTTCTTGCCGTCCTCTCGCTCCATGTGCATGAAGTAGGTGGGGTACAGGCCGCGGTCCATGCCCTTCTTGTCCCGGGAGATTCGACACTTCACCGTGATGCCGCGTGGAGCCGGACGGACGACGAACTCCTCCAGATTCGCCACGTCGATCAGAGAGCTGTCCGGTGTGGGGGATCCTGGGGTCACGACCTCCTGGGGAGAGGGACACACGGACATTTGAGTCACTCGGCTGGGATTGGGATTATGTGGTCTATGTCCTGAGGCTGGTCGGTGACTCACTGACACGTCTTTGCCGCTGGCAGCAGACTCAGGCCTGGTGGAGTCTGCGTGAGGCGACAGGGAACGAGTCCGCTCTTCCTCCGTGTCCTCCTCGTTTTCACTGGATTCATCGAAGTTCATGCTGCCACAGAGgcctggtgaggaagaggaggcaaaaTGAAATTGTTCATCGTTTTCCTGCTTTGGATGTTTATTCAAACAAGACAGAAGAAAGAAGATAAGTCCCAGAGGTTCAAATCCTGAACTACAGAAGAGTGAAAGAGGGTTTCTTTACTTTTGGTACAAAATTATCCCTCAggtgtatttttaaatgttttggtttgtacATTTCTCAAGAACTGAGCAACAGTTGAGGCAGGGACTAATGGATTACACAGTTACACTCACTCACCTTTGAATAGTTATATATATCGGCTGGAATTGGACAAAGTGAGctttacagaataaaaaatacggggttagggttaaaaactatttgtttatattcatatttcacGTTAAATGTTTCTATATTTTCTTGACGTAAGTTATATATTTTTGGAAATGAAGACTTTGCATTTCTCTGAGGGTTTTTCTTCCACATGGAGGAGACTGACTTCAAATCTGATGCAGCAAAGGAAGAAAATGGAAGAAATAAGTGAATCCAACCGAGTCATCTCCAAATATCTTATTATCAGACAGAACAACACGATAATTCAGTTTGCTCATCCAACCAACAGTTATCAAGTCTCTACTGAAGCTGCACCTGTCACAGTGGATGAATCTTTCTATTAGTCAGTTTCTGGGTTTCATGTTGGAGGATGAAGGCCCACGTTCCTCCGTGGGGCTGCGTGTTCTCCACAGAGACGGCTCGGTGCGGCCACACGGTCGTGAAGATGTGAGAATGGGCCTGATGACTGCAGCCGATCTAGACTTCTTGAGacatctgtctctgctctgataATTGGATTTATCCGCCGGGTCGCGGCTCCTGGCTGCAGCTGCGGTTCCGTCTGAAACATCTCGGTGAGCAGAGGAAACTGTTTCTGATGTGTTGACGTTTGTGATTAAATGTAACGTGTGAATCAAAAGCTCGACCAGAAATGATGACACATCTATAGAGTATGTTAGAGTTGGACTAATTACATGGAGCCATCTTCACACACACTGGACACTTTCTACTTGCTCTCAGACCTCAGACACTTCTGACCATCTCCTCCTGGGTCTTCAGCAGATTCTAATGAGGTCCGGCTTTGAATTGGCTGATGCTGTTTTGTAGAAGGCGAGTGTTAAAAGTGTTATTTATCTCTGTTTAATAACACGATGGCAGGTTCGTTTCtggtgtttttacagtagctgAACCGTGGATGTGCAACTTTCCCTGAGACACAGAGCGAGTCATTACAAACACAGATTGAGACCCACGGTGACAACAGGGCTCCAATTAAAATACCAAACAAAGTTGTGTGAGTCGGTGGCTCATGAAATCAACCATCTGGAAACGTCAGAGCGGACTCACAACCTTCAACCAACATCCTGCTGAACAAAATCGTCTAGAGAAAAGTTTGCACAGGGCAGAAAATTAAAATTCATACATCATGGACAAAAATAGAGACTTTGACTGAATGAGCTATCACCTATTTCCTCCTTGTCCTCAGGCGGTGGATAATAAGCAAAGACTGGAAGCTAAAGATAGAGGACGTCTTCCTGTCTTTAACAGGACACTAACAATGAGCCCTTCCATCAATGAGACGGACAATCACATCTTCTACTGGAGCTCAGACTGAGGCAGCCAGATTCTTGTGTAATGAAAGTCGAGATGTCAAAAAGACTAACTTTATTTTGTCTACAGGGGAAAgtggatacaaaataaaagtataaatgcAGCCCTGGCAGCTGGTGGCGTGAGTGTGGCTGGCAGAAGCTGCACTGGTTCCATAGATAGACGGCAGTGGGAACAATGCTCTGCCCTATTATTAAATGACCCATTTCTCACTGCGTCACTGTCAGTCCCACCAGCGTCTGTATCTCTGCtcttcacagcagcaggagaagcttcAGAGTCTGAGCTCCTGATCCGTGACTGTGATCACTTTAACTAAGAGTGgattcacacactcattaagACGACAGCTCATCCTGATCTGAGGaacatcctctctcctctcttc contains the following coding sequences:
- the tulp3 gene encoding tubby-related protein 3 isoform X1, with the protein product MSYYSIRPSSSASFSSNATTSGIEDDSASLMQQKLEKQRALLEQKQRRKRQEPLMVQPNTEAWPRRSRTRRGEEQAPLVEFQPSIVNNVNMDGIDGPAAFMSSELPDLGTRIQILSPSQTQNKSQSQPQSQSESPFQLQSQPQSPACEEPESDRDTETLLEPKTDIHELLQKQGLCGSMNFDESSENEEDTEEERTRSLSPHADSTRPESAASGKDVSEVVTPGSPTPDSSLIDVANLEEFVVRPAPRGITVKCRISRDKKGMDRGLYPTYFMHMEREDGKKVFLLAGRKRKKSKTSNYLISVDATDLSREGESFIGKLRSNLMGTKFTVYDNGTNPCKNPGALLEESNTRQELAAICYETNVLGFKGPRKMTVVIPGMNMNFERVPVRPQSEQESLLSRWNSHSLDNLIELHNKAPVWNDDTQSYVLNFHGRVTQASVKNFQIVHDNDPDYIVMQFGRVAEDIFTLDYNYPMCALQAFAIGLSSFDSKLACE
- the tulp3 gene encoding tubby-related protein 3 isoform X2 — translated: MSMERRALLEQKQRRKRQEPLMVQPNTEAWPRRSRTRRGEEQAPLVEFQPSIVNNVNMDGIDGPAAFMSSELPDLGTRIQILSPSQTQNKSQSQPQSQSESPFQLQSQPQSPACEEPESDRDTETLLEPKTDIHELLQKQGLCGSMNFDESSENEEDTEEERTRSLSPHADSTRPESAASGKDVSEVVTPGSPTPDSSLIDVANLEEFVVRPAPRGITVKCRISRDKKGMDRGLYPTYFMHMEREDGKKVFLLAGRKRKKSKTSNYLISVDATDLSREGESFIGKLRSNLMGTKFTVYDNGTNPCKNPGALLEESNTRQELAAICYETNVLGFKGPRKMTVVIPGMNMNFERVPVRPQSEQESLLSRWNSHSLDNLIELHNKAPVWNDDTQSYVLNFHGRVTQASVKNFQIVHDNDPDYIVMQFGRVAEDIFTLDYNYPMCALQAFAIGLSSFDSKLACE